A genomic window from Fibrobacterota bacterium includes:
- a CDS encoding DUF1460 domain-containing protein, with the protein MDLSVHMVCKLLAALGLLTNLASAGAAPQLPDTTLASAYRILQALPQGTLPQRTEVASRALLGRPYLLGPLGEGDSLKGEAKPRFRMDVFDCVTFLETSLALASATDTSNLLAHMDSIRYRSGEVAWRWRNHFTESEWLVRNASHHKVLRLAGDTILERRLDRKAFYGKRGVAVEDTLVHLPVLMRAKAIERFSKPSDSTRLRAVGLVGKVDGYPVLHVGFLSEKAGAVPVFRHASQAGTVREQTLAAYLQEKPKFIAVMVWEVVP; encoded by the coding sequence TTGGACCTTTCTGTCCATATGGTCTGCAAGTTGTTGGCTGCTCTTGGGTTGCTCACCAATCTGGCCTCGGCTGGGGCTGCCCCCCAGCTTCCGGACACCACCCTGGCTTCGGCCTACCGGATCCTCCAAGCCCTGCCGCAAGGCACACTGCCTCAGCGGACCGAAGTGGCCAGCCGGGCCCTGTTGGGACGGCCTTACCTGCTGGGCCCCCTGGGGGAAGGCGATTCCCTGAAGGGAGAGGCCAAGCCCCGGTTTCGGATGGACGTGTTCGATTGCGTGACCTTTCTGGAGACCTCGCTGGCCCTGGCGTCGGCCACGGACACATCGAACTTGCTCGCCCACATGGACTCCATCCGTTACCGCTCGGGCGAGGTGGCCTGGCGCTGGCGCAACCACTTCACGGAAAGCGAATGGCTGGTTCGCAACGCCTCGCACCACAAGGTATTGCGCCTGGCTGGCGACACCATTTTGGAGCGTCGCCTGGACAGAAAAGCCTTCTACGGAAAGCGTGGGGTGGCGGTGGAAGACACCTTGGTGCATCTGCCGGTCTTGATGCGTGCCAAAGCCATCGAGCGGTTTTCCAAGCCTTCGGATTCCACCCGCTTGCGGGCGGTGGGACTGGTGGGCAAGGTGGATGGGTATCCGGTCTTGCATGTGGGATTTCTTTCGGAGAAGGCCGGAGCCGTGCCGGTGTTCCGGCATGCCTCCCAGGCGGGGACGGTTCGTGAGCAGACCTTGGCCGCGTACTTGCAGGAAAAGCCCAAGTTCATCGCGGTGATGGTGTGGGAGGTCGTTCCCTGA
- a CDS encoding peptidoglycan-binding protein: MNRPNPFGPNRRRDDREPMLMDISTAKPSNDVNWEAIVAKTQRGKVDPFKHIYDTSSYLQRVREEDLWPEQLEEMSKGAVRIQFCRIVTPAPVSLDKEIQIEVGVDVTGELVGNDRFLEVQLYDMFREPEADTCGMVGESVSLSLKPGMGQTLRCFVRHPGIKWDELHKPEAHVYVRAEAIHMSHKQLKVSDPVPTRFKKPSALRVRLTGLVFDANKCFLMPEAFDALRAVVQEQHKAPQGQLVVVGHAESDEDLAGPDLALDRAKAVAAMLTNRWSQWLPWFAPEVPARQRWGIREVQLMLGQLGHYQGFAAGVMDAPTEAALRAFQKSKSLSESGKVDSTTRKNLLSAYFGQPGTTLPKDVEPLAVGAEGLSKQDSLSDPRCLEVLVWADEAPNAPQTGTVASHGAYEEWCQKLRETREFPVDGLHFHLMDGEGSPMVGGKVMLSGPSSHEVVADAHGWVTVRGLAAGKYRVQTVTPDGRKLPKSEITYPTAKTVTHEVKRDAEVKPETAAVADSPAPASDPALDTKPADSPSEG; this comes from the coding sequence ATGAATCGACCCAATCCATTCGGCCCCAACCGTCGCCGCGACGACCGCGAACCCATGTTGATGGATATCTCCACCGCCAAGCCGTCCAACGATGTCAACTGGGAGGCGATCGTCGCCAAGACCCAGCGCGGCAAGGTGGATCCATTCAAACACATCTACGACACATCCTCCTACCTGCAGCGCGTGCGGGAGGAGGATCTGTGGCCAGAACAGTTGGAGGAGATGTCCAAAGGGGCCGTGAGGATCCAGTTCTGCCGGATCGTCACACCTGCGCCCGTGTCGCTGGACAAGGAGATCCAGATCGAGGTGGGAGTGGATGTCACGGGGGAGCTGGTGGGCAACGACCGGTTCTTGGAGGTGCAGCTCTATGACATGTTCCGCGAGCCCGAGGCGGACACCTGCGGCATGGTGGGCGAATCGGTTTCGCTGAGCTTGAAGCCGGGCATGGGCCAAACGTTGCGGTGCTTCGTGCGCCACCCGGGCATCAAGTGGGACGAGCTCCACAAGCCCGAAGCCCACGTGTACGTGCGCGCCGAAGCCATCCATATGTCGCACAAACAACTGAAGGTTTCCGACCCCGTACCCACGCGCTTCAAGAAGCCCTCCGCGCTGCGGGTGCGGCTCACGGGCTTGGTGTTCGATGCCAACAAGTGCTTTCTGATGCCGGAAGCCTTTGATGCGCTGCGCGCAGTGGTCCAAGAGCAGCACAAGGCTCCCCAGGGACAACTGGTGGTGGTGGGCCACGCGGAAAGCGACGAAGACTTGGCAGGTCCCGATTTGGCGCTGGATCGCGCCAAGGCCGTGGCGGCGATGCTCACCAACCGGTGGAGCCAATGGCTTCCGTGGTTTGCTCCGGAAGTCCCTGCGCGCCAACGTTGGGGAATCCGCGAGGTGCAGCTGATGTTGGGGCAGTTGGGGCACTACCAGGGATTCGCCGCCGGTGTGATGGACGCTCCGACGGAGGCCGCCTTGCGGGCGTTCCAGAAATCCAAGTCGCTGTCAGAATCCGGCAAGGTGGATTCCACGACGCGCAAGAACCTGCTGAGCGCCTACTTTGGCCAGCCAGGCACCACCTTGCCCAAGGACGTGGAGCCTCTGGCCGTGGGCGCCGAAGGCTTGTCCAAGCAAGACTCCCTCTCCGATCCGCGCTGCCTGGAGGTGCTGGTCTGGGCCGACGAGGCTCCGAACGCTCCCCAGACTGGCACGGTGGCCAGCCACGGGGCCTACGAGGAGTGGTGTCAGAAATTGCGCGAGACCAGGGAGTTCCCGGTGGACGGTCTGCACTTCCATCTGATGGATGGCGAGGGATCGCCCATGGTCGGGGGCAAGGTCATGTTGTCGGGCCCCAGTTCCCACGAAGTCGTGGCCGACGCCCACGGTTGGGTGACGGTGCGTGGATTGGCCGCGGGCAAGTACCGTGTCCAGACCGTGACGCCCGACGGACGGAAATTGCCCAAGTCCGAAATCACCTACCCGACTGCCAAGACGGTGACCCACGAAGTGAAGCGCGATGCGGAGGTCAAGCCGGAAACGGCGGCGGTGGCGGATTCCCCTGCCCCGGCAAGCGATCCCGCGCTTGACACCAAGCCCGCGGATTCTCCCAGCGAAGGCTGA
- a CDS encoding S8 family serine peptidase, whose product MSFARIKWTCTTLFLSLAVTAWAKSEKKVGRILPHGISSREVLSWKATGPRGSGNEFWLFTNSQSGGVPIEEMAKAAGFSADGASKTDEGFIYKVTLSKPLSEVFDSLKRFPAFYNLEPVSKADEVDPNIAYKWKRKQNPSFAQNVEDMVQVRVRRDLAHGGQLLGAFCENAGLDSCELLDSGSTVQGKLNIQNLQRLLQDPTVKRVEEVSKPGLPQMDVARSLIGVNQLQSNLDLSTYGAPGAQSLTDQWNLGKENTGEGIVIGISDNPIDSTHPDFREGGKLRAYTDSRDSAATTRPGWCDGSRAGPSIPNECFSYQDDYMEAMHGTFVAGVAAGNGQNSEARGGQRFQWRGVAPKAMIASFRREYLPMLGDVNNHSHLTSLTYTVNSQNVDRYIANHSGLEITGNEGNVYVVAAGNSGWVSQKGRKEIGYFTSHAFAKNAITVAASIKDVKARASFSSMGPMADGRIGIDVLAPGKGKKPQMSCPLRAEFDYFRITNSGGIKTVGAEAMNWDFLKSNDGWFQSTPISGGTWRNVDTTVDGYLRGEGTGVPTWRKMFLKEGKVSTDDVLEYRVRLTPLDVCIQNGAVIYSTLINFFGTVQSPNPKNGIVSELHVGDWIDVRVPIGKKVLSWENWIGIGIKLEEGDQIVTANGGAYLPTWGSSIAAPVVSGVVALMLQQHKINNEFWWAKEGKGQNIHNSPFWSSTARGVLIHTAEDIADTAPGAYEVPNPDFVANDSIYSKNLPREKLLPVSTVGPDWATGYGLINAKKAVEYIKETKFLQRTLPQGKSDTFEILMPSGQSTYRATIAWDDPPMANPEPQPDTTDGHFYRNPLVNDLDLTMVSPTGKVFYPWVLDFDKIKSPTGFKTKGIENHLSQALILANPAKRTGPDRLNNVEVVDLDNPVPGKWKVIVKAHTINSALSKQDYSLIGEGINTSGLEVKDASGKVLSIGLDGNLQSKGCTWGQVVAPKMAWQNASSQGVSFSRNAGVSVAIPNANQKSWLQTPSNTSAGMVVRNSRGEVVSLMSSSGALTVGGTATCNTGM is encoded by the coding sequence ATGAGTTTCGCCCGCATAAAATGGACGTGTACAACGCTTTTCCTTTCGCTTGCGGTTACAGCCTGGGCGAAGAGCGAAAAGAAGGTGGGGAGGATTCTTCCACACGGGATTTCCTCTCGGGAGGTTCTTTCCTGGAAGGCCACTGGCCCCCGTGGCAGCGGGAACGAATTCTGGCTTTTCACCAACTCGCAATCTGGCGGTGTTCCCATTGAAGAAATGGCAAAAGCGGCGGGCTTTTCTGCGGATGGAGCCTCCAAGACCGATGAAGGGTTCATTTATAAAGTCACCCTTTCGAAGCCATTATCAGAAGTCTTTGACTCCTTGAAGCGGTTCCCGGCATTCTACAACCTGGAACCTGTGAGCAAAGCCGATGAGGTGGATCCGAACATCGCCTACAAATGGAAGCGAAAGCAAAATCCATCATTTGCTCAAAATGTTGAGGATATGGTTCAAGTTCGTGTTCGGCGAGATTTGGCACATGGTGGACAGTTGCTTGGAGCGTTTTGCGAAAATGCAGGTTTGGATTCTTGTGAGCTGCTGGATTCTGGCTCAACGGTTCAAGGAAAGCTGAACATCCAGAATCTTCAGAGGCTGCTTCAAGACCCGACAGTGAAACGTGTCGAGGAGGTGAGTAAACCAGGCCTGCCGCAAATGGATGTTGCCCGATCCTTGATTGGAGTGAACCAGTTGCAGTCCAATCTTGATCTTTCAACCTATGGCGCTCCTGGGGCGCAGAGCTTGACGGATCAATGGAATTTGGGGAAAGAAAATACTGGTGAAGGAATTGTTATTGGGATTTCCGACAATCCAATTGATTCCACGCATCCAGATTTTCGCGAAGGGGGGAAGTTGAGGGCTTATACTGATTCACGAGACTCGGCGGCAACGACACGGCCAGGGTGGTGTGACGGTAGTAGAGCTGGCCCTAGTATACCGAATGAGTGTTTTTCTTATCAAGATGACTACATGGAAGCAATGCATGGGACCTTCGTTGCAGGAGTTGCTGCCGGAAATGGTCAAAATAGTGAAGCGAGAGGAGGGCAAAGATTCCAGTGGAGAGGTGTCGCTCCAAAGGCAATGATTGCTTCCTTCCGTCGTGAGTATCTGCCGATGTTGGGTGATGTCAATAATCACTCCCATTTGACTAGTCTGACCTACACAGTGAATAGTCAGAATGTTGATCGATATATCGCAAATCACTCCGGCCTAGAAATCACCGGCAATGAGGGGAATGTCTATGTTGTGGCTGCTGGAAATTCCGGTTGGGTATCGCAGAAGGGAAGAAAAGAAATTGGCTATTTTACCTCACATGCCTTTGCAAAAAATGCGATCACAGTTGCTGCCAGTATAAAGGATGTTAAGGCTCGGGCAAGCTTTTCCAGTATGGGGCCAATGGCGGATGGTCGAATTGGGATTGATGTACTTGCTCCTGGAAAAGGGAAAAAACCACAAATGAGCTGTCCGCTTCGGGCTGAATTTGACTATTTCAGAATCACAAATTCAGGAGGCATAAAGACAGTGGGGGCAGAGGCGATGAATTGGGATTTTCTCAAATCTAATGATGGGTGGTTCCAAAGTACCCCAATAAGCGGTGGAACGTGGAGAAATGTCGATACGACAGTGGACGGATATCTTCGTGGAGAAGGAACTGGTGTTCCAACATGGCGGAAAATGTTTTTGAAGGAAGGCAAAGTGAGCACTGATGATGTTCTTGAGTATAGGGTTCGCTTGACTCCTCTTGATGTGTGCATTCAAAATGGCGCGGTTATTTACAGCACATTAATCAATTTTTTTGGAACGGTCCAGAGCCCAAACCCGAAAAACGGCATCGTGTCAGAGCTGCATGTCGGCGATTGGATTGATGTGAGGGTTCCAATTGGTAAAAAGGTTTTAAGCTGGGAAAACTGGATTGGGATTGGTATAAAGTTGGAGGAGGGAGATCAAATTGTCACAGCAAATGGAGGAGCGTATCTTCCAACTTGGGGGTCATCGATCGCCGCGCCTGTTGTTTCAGGAGTTGTAGCATTAATGCTTCAGCAGCACAAAATCAATAACGAGTTTTGGTGGGCGAAGGAAGGGAAAGGGCAAAACATTCACAACTCTCCATTTTGGAGCTCAACAGCCAGAGGGGTATTGATTCACACAGCAGAAGATATCGCTGATACCGCTCCTGGTGCATATGAGGTGCCAAATCCTGACTTTGTTGCTAATGACTCAATCTATAGTAAAAACCTGCCGAGAGAGAAACTTTTACCAGTTTCGACCGTCGGTCCGGATTGGGCTACGGGATATGGACTGATCAATGCGAAGAAAGCGGTAGAATATATCAAAGAGACAAAATTTCTTCAAAGAACCCTGCCGCAAGGGAAGTCAGATACTTTTGAAATTCTGATGCCTTCAGGGCAGTCAACCTATAGAGCGACCATTGCGTGGGATGATCCTCCGATGGCTAACCCTGAACCTCAACCAGATACGACTGATGGGCACTTCTATCGAAACCCTCTTGTGAATGATTTGGATCTCACAATGGTCTCGCCAACCGGCAAAGTCTTCTATCCTTGGGTGCTTGATTTTGACAAGATCAAGTCTCCCACGGGATTTAAAACTAAGGGGATTGAAAATCATCTATCACAAGCCCTCATTCTCGCGAATCCAGCGAAAAGAACCGGGCCGGATCGTTTGAATAACGTGGAGGTGGTAGACCTCGATAATCCTGTCCCTGGGAAATGGAAGGTGATCGTAAAAGCCCATACGATCAACAGTGCGCTTTCCAAGCAGGACTATAGCCTGATTGGGGAAGGCATCAACACCTCAGGTCTTGAGGTCAAGGATGCTTCAGGAAAGGTCCTCAGCATTGGCTTGGACGGGAATCTTCAATCCAAGGGGTGCACGTGGGGTCAGGTGGTGGCACCCAAGATGGCCTGGCAAAATGCGTCCAGTCAAGGCGTGTCGTTTAGTCGGAATGCTGGTGTATCTGTCGCCATCCCCAATGCAAACCAGAAGTCTTGGCTCCAAACGCCCTCCAACACAAGTGCTGGCATGGTGGTGCGTAACTCTCGAGGGGAGGTGGTCTCCTTGATGAGTTCGAGTGGAGCCCTCACCGTTGGAGGAACGGCAACCTGCAATACGGGGATGTAA
- a CDS encoding discoidin domain-containing protein has translation MLALSIVNMSILFAVSDSQFRGASIVVDGVKGIVTASSERPSTTGEWSIRNILDGDPKTAWMPDSSDAKPWIEFSFPRKVRIQGVATRNGLHRTLSDQMNARRFLWRASSKTDSVEEVKSSVNSRYRSRDGWDTGQAFHWDGATVASLDDYTVKLFPEFKNSYLFAFDSLRSGTSPIYQGVSPVAVSDIVLLDDSKRGHQCVPRALRILDSRFGLDSVRKWNPPIQNLRQISTWKKNQFDCGECVDVVPMEDRLYHLLNRGARRRDLYDHFFRLKRKAFYPRSPFHVSHEKNGCWRATFPFFYWEGVPGYIESNPVVEGCGDVITMLRVANGIYPERSPEIEYLNSKEQMKTIKEPAHDPDTTSVRIGSQTWMKKNLTKSPVDSTALCWGLTLDQVGKWNKNCEEYGRLYPAKEARRICPEGWRMPSWREWAKLFGYLSQVKEGKINKGFLWFWLMSPGKWYSGEPGMDPLGFSAKYFSRPPIGPYLPAYEYPTFMASDPWGWAKTPWNAMPWVYGIVIDMEHFPKSLNDSFSDIDPKEKPPDIPSDWEPALDYAPVRCLKNE, from the coding sequence ATGCTGGCGCTCTCTATTGTGAATATGAGTATTTTGTTCGCCGTATCCGATAGCCAATTCCGTGGTGCTTCCATCGTTGTCGATGGTGTGAAGGGCATTGTCACCGCAAGTTCAGAGCGCCCATCTACCACTGGGGAATGGAGCATCCGAAACATCCTTGATGGTGATCCTAAAACAGCTTGGATGCCTGATAGCTCTGATGCAAAACCGTGGATTGAGTTTTCCTTCCCCCGAAAGGTTAGGATTCAAGGGGTAGCAACAAGAAATGGTTTGCATCGAACGCTTTCGGACCAAATGAATGCACGTCGTTTTCTGTGGCGGGCCTCAAGTAAAACGGATAGTGTAGAAGAAGTCAAGTCTTCTGTAAATAGCAGATACAGGTCCCGTGATGGTTGGGACACGGGGCAAGCATTTCATTGGGATGGCGCAACAGTCGCTTCACTGGATGACTATACAGTTAAATTATTCCCGGAATTTAAAAACAGTTACCTGTTTGCTTTTGATTCGCTTCGAAGTGGCACTTCACCTATTTATCAAGGTGTATCCCCGGTTGCCGTTTCTGATATTGTTCTTCTGGATGACTCGAAGAGGGGGCATCAGTGCGTTCCACGGGCCTTACGAATACTCGATTCGCGTTTTGGTCTGGATTCTGTAAGAAAATGGAATCCGCCGATTCAAAATCTTCGCCAAATTTCAACATGGAAAAAGAACCAATTTGACTGTGGGGAGTGCGTAGATGTCGTGCCTATGGAAGATCGGCTATACCACTTGCTCAATCGAGGTGCAAGGAGACGTGATTTATACGATCATTTTTTTCGATTGAAGCGAAAAGCATTTTATCCCAGGTCTCCATTTCATGTTTCTCACGAAAAGAATGGTTGTTGGCGAGCGACATTTCCTTTCTTTTACTGGGAAGGCGTTCCAGGGTATATTGAATCAAATCCAGTTGTAGAAGGATGTGGGGATGTGATCACAATGCTGCGGGTTGCCAATGGCATCTATCCAGAGCGTTCGCCAGAGATTGAGTACCTGAACTCAAAGGAGCAAATGAAAACTATCAAGGAGCCCGCACACGATCCGGATACTACTTCCGTACGTATTGGCAGCCAAACTTGGATGAAAAAGAATCTAACCAAGTCGCCAGTGGATTCTACTGCTCTTTGCTGGGGATTAACGCTGGATCAGGTTGGGAAGTGGAATAAGAATTGCGAAGAGTACGGGCGCTTGTATCCTGCTAAAGAAGCTCGCCGAATCTGTCCTGAGGGATGGCGCATGCCTTCTTGGCGGGAGTGGGCGAAATTGTTTGGGTATTTGAGCCAAGTGAAGGAAGGAAAAATCAATAAGGGGTTTCTCTGGTTTTGGCTGATGTCACCTGGGAAGTGGTATTCTGGAGAGCCTGGGATGGATCCACTCGGATTTTCGGCGAAATATTTTTCCAGACCACCAATAGGCCCTTATTTGCCTGCATACGAATATCCAACATTTATGGCTTCCGATCCATGGGGGTGGGCAAAAACGCCATGGAATGCGATGCCATGGGTCTACGGAATCGTGATAGACATGGAGCATTTTCCTAAAAGTCTAAATGACTCGTTTAGCGATATTGATCCAAAGGAAAAGCCGCCGGATATTCCATCGGACTGGGAGCCAGCTTTGGACTACGCACCTGTTCGGTGCTTGAAAAATGAGTGA